Part of the Nitrosopumilus piranensis genome is shown below.
TATCTACCTTCACCATTTGCAATAGGGATTGGGATTTTTTGATTTAGTTTAAATTGATTTGTAAATGGAGTTTTATTGTTTTCAACAATCAGATTTGTCCATTCACACATAAAATTAAGAGATTCATTTTTGAGTAAAACGCCAGGCAAAAGGCCAGACTCTACAAGAATTTGAAATCCATTACAAACTCCCAAAATAGGTATGCCTTTCTTTGCCATTTTCTGTACATCTTTAATAATTGGACTATGAGCGGCGATAACTCCGGCTCTAAGCCTGTCTCCATATGAAAAACCACCTGGAAGGATTACAGCATCAATGTTTTTTGGCAAAGATTTTTCATGCCAAAAATATTGAGCATCAAGATTAAAGACATCAGTTAAAACATGATACATGTCACGATCACAATTGCTACCAGGAAAAACTACAACACCAACTTTCACAATTACATTTAGATCTGGCGATATTTAATTTGAGTCTAGTCAGAAAAAATTATTACTGGAAAATACATCATGATCGCATGGCTCATGTGAGAGACATTATGCAAAAAAATGTCATTACAATCGAACATGATAAAACAGTCCTTGATGCGTCTATTGTTCTTAGAGAAAAAGAGATCAGTTTTTTGGTCATAATTAAAAAGGGAAAACCAGTAGGGGTTGTTTCAGAACGAGATATTGTTCAAAAAATAGCAGCCAAAGATCTAAAATCATCATCAGTTTTAATCGAAGAAGTCATGTCAAAGAAATTCAAGTGGGTGAGTCCAGATACAGTAATTGAGGATGCTGTTCAAAAAATGTTGAATAACAACATACGACGGTTAATCATCCTAGAAGATGAAAAGTTGGTAGGAGTAATCACACAAACAAATCTGGCGGAATTTTTACGCAGTAAACTCTTGATTAATGCAATGATAGACAATATTGATTCAGAAAAATACTAAGCATCAAAGACGTCAATTGTGACTTTACTCACCATGGGATTATAGATGCGTAATTCATCACATATTTCTTGTATTTTAAATTGTGCGGATTTTTTGTCTTTTTCTTTAATGGTGAATTTTAGCATTTTTGCAGTTTTAATTTTAGATACTGTTTTGTGGGTACCCTTTAATACCAAATCATTTAGAATTGTGTCCCCTTCAGGATCACTAATCCCAGGTTTATTTTCAATTGTTACATGAACATTATACGTATCCATAATAATTTAAAAAATTGAATCGAGGTTAATCTATCTTCCGAATAATTTTGTGCTTTTATACTTATTTTGAAATAATCAGTAAAGTTTCCGGTTCTGAGGACTTGTGTTGTGCAGATA
Proteins encoded:
- the purS gene encoding phosphoribosylformylglycinamidine synthase subunit PurS, whose protein sequence is MDTYNVHVTIENKPGISDPEGDTILNDLVLKGTHKTVSKIKTAKMLKFTIKEKDKKSAQFKIQEICDELRIYNPMVSKVTIDVFDA
- the purQ gene encoding phosphoribosylformylglycinamidine synthase subunit PurQ; translated protein: MKVGVVVFPGSNCDRDMYHVLTDVFNLDAQYFWHEKSLPKNIDAVILPGGFSYGDRLRAGVIAAHSPIIKDVQKMAKKGIPILGVCNGFQILVESGLLPGVLLKNESLNFMCEWTNLIVENNKTPFTNQFKLNQKIPIPIANGEGRYYVDDETLKQLKKKNQIVFRYDRVVNGSSDRIAGVCNEDGNVVGMMPHPERAVESEINPIDSKPSSLIFESLLKKIGVSN
- a CDS encoding CBS domain-containing protein, which gives rise to MAHVRDIMQKNVITIEHDKTVLDASIVLREKEISFLVIIKKGKPVGVVSERDIVQKIAAKDLKSSSVLIEEVMSKKFKWVSPDTVIEDAVQKMLNNNIRRLIILEDEKLVGVITQTNLAEFLRSKLLINAMIDNIDSEKY